A DNA window from Bacteroidota bacterium contains the following coding sequences:
- the rfbB gene encoding dTDP-glucose 4,6-dehydratase, translating into MSRPDNQQHFPKRVLVTGGAGFIGSNFLLHVVPKYPEISFWNLDALTYAGNLHNLASLEAHDNYNFVEGDIADPELVRSLFDAHNFTTVVNFAAESHVDRSILDPLTFVKTNVLGTVNLLDAARKHWQGDEDRRFFHVSTDEVFGSLGDEGFFTETTPYDPRSPYSASKASSDHFVRAYGHTYGLPIVISNCSNNYGPYQFPEKLIPLVIMNALNKKPIPIYGKGDNVRDWLHVVDHCKAIDLILHFGPNGRTFNIGGDNECTNLELVHLLLDQLDQAVGQDEGTSKALITFVKDRAGHDFWYAMDFGRLNKELNWSPSFTLAEGLRDTVDWYLNNREWLEAVANQSYREYYAKQYEHR; encoded by the coding sequence ATGTCTCGACCAGATAATCAACAGCACTTCCCTAAACGCGTTCTTGTTACCGGTGGCGCCGGCTTTATTGGCTCCAATTTCTTGCTGCACGTTGTGCCCAAATATCCCGAAATCTCTTTCTGGAATCTGGATGCGCTCACGTATGCCGGCAACCTGCACAACCTTGCTTCGCTTGAAGCACACGACAACTACAATTTTGTAGAGGGTGACATTGCTGACCCCGAATTGGTCCGCAGCCTTTTTGACGCCCACAACTTTACCACCGTCGTCAACTTTGCAGCAGAATCACACGTCGACCGGTCCATCCTCGACCCGTTAACGTTTGTTAAAACCAATGTCCTCGGCACCGTCAACCTGCTTGATGCCGCCCGCAAACATTGGCAGGGTGATGAAGATCGCAGGTTCTTTCATGTTTCCACGGATGAGGTCTTCGGATCGCTTGGCGATGAAGGGTTTTTTACTGAGACAACGCCATACGATCCCCGCTCACCATACTCGGCGTCGAAGGCTTCGAGCGATCATTTTGTACGCGCATACGGACATACATACGGCTTACCAATCGTAATCTCCAACTGCTCAAACAATTACGGACCGTACCAATTCCCGGAAAAACTCATCCCGCTCGTCATCATGAATGCGCTAAATAAAAAGCCCATTCCGATTTACGGCAAAGGTGACAACGTCCGGGACTGGCTGCACGTGGTAGATCATTGCAAGGCGATCGATCTAATCTTGCATTTTGGCCCCAATGGGCGGACGTTCAACATCGGCGGTGACAACGAATGTACCAACCTGGAGCTCGTGCACCTGCTGCTTGATCAGTTGGATCAGGCCGTTGGGCAGGATGAAGGTACGTCGAAAGCGTTGATTACGTTTGTAAAAGACCGGGCCGGGCACGATTTTTGGTACGCGATGGACTTTGGTCGGCTCAACAAAGAATTAAACTGGTCACCCTCCTTTACCCTGGCAGAAGGTCTGCGGGATACAGTTGATTGGTACCTGAATAACCGGGAATGGTTGGAAGCTGTAGCCAACCAGTCTTATCGCGAATACTACGCAAAACAGTACGAGCACCGGTAG
- a CDS encoding PSD1 and planctomycete cytochrome C domain-containing protein, with amino-acid sequence MMPRYLLSKRIRGLSAPAYMVICCFLVGCSQEPAAEQAELLFVHEVYPLIQEKCTACHGGDPDDIEGDFDVRSREGMLSGGASGKPALIPGNPANSLLYEAVTWANADLEMPPKENDRLSEAQVDLIHRWIASGAPWPNTIAMDSLRHLPWDYSDGIKVATSGGLSPAWTHRRYQPEDLWAFAPVKDVEVPWKAIKQREKGNPVDAFVARSLSAHKVKPAQRADRLTLIRRATFNLTGLPPTPAEVEAFLQDTQPNAFDRLVERLLDSPRYGEHWGRHWLDVVRYADSNGFANDYERPNAWRYRDYVIRAFNEDKPYNQFVLEQLAGDEIDPSNPEFLIATGFLRMGPWEHTGMSVEAETRQFFLDDVTNSVGETFLSLPLRCASCHDHKFDPIPTRDYYRVQAVFAPVQFAERKTPYLPQENIEGFEEGLFTHKNRVSDAQIALQRLVDKEVAAAKRWFAARGLPYATSKRWDKVAEAKLPPRNIGLSDEELGYKKLLQKRLQVLSREGDRYEPLSFSVFNGTPITNRNSSKRMLMPTDPGSEVQPVYILAGGSVHAPTDSVAPGVLSAVGIQEQIPAPLDVAVAQDSVVSVDNTLIHEHRDGRRLAFAEWLVDAKHPITARSIVNRIWQYHFGNGLAGNANNFGVMGKKPTHPDLLDWLATYFVENGWSIKAMHQLIMSSETYQRASEHRRIDNLRSEDPDNKLLAYFNPRRLTAEELRDAMLFVSGELNTTMGGLPVKPEINIEVALQPRHIMGSVAPAYQPSRTPAQRNRRTIYAYRYRGLPDPLLEVFNKPSADISCEQRTESSVTPQVFTLMNSQNTQDRALAMAMRLRRETGVRSAQVQRSIQLTWGRAATDAEIEVSTTYVDKMIVYHRANVPAKSSYPKEVERNMFEEMTGKPFKYTERLDVYENYVADVKSWEVDEEIRALADLAKVLFNANEFVYIY; translated from the coding sequence ATGATGCCAAGATATCTGCTCTCAAAGAGAATACGCGGCTTGTCAGCGCCCGCCTACATGGTGATTTGCTGCTTTTTGGTCGGTTGCTCACAAGAGCCTGCCGCAGAGCAAGCTGAGTTATTGTTTGTGCATGAAGTCTATCCTCTGATTCAGGAGAAGTGCACGGCTTGTCATGGCGGTGACCCCGACGACATTGAAGGTGACTTTGATGTGCGTTCACGCGAGGGTATGTTGTCTGGTGGAGCTTCTGGTAAGCCGGCATTGATCCCGGGCAACCCGGCCAATAGTCTCCTCTATGAAGCGGTGACCTGGGCAAACGCTGATCTTGAAATGCCGCCGAAAGAAAATGATCGACTTTCTGAGGCGCAAGTCGATTTAATCCATCGTTGGATTGCAAGTGGTGCCCCCTGGCCCAATACAATCGCGATGGACTCGCTCCGGCATCTACCGTGGGATTACTCGGATGGCATTAAAGTAGCTACAAGCGGTGGTTTGTCTCCAGCATGGACCCACCGGCGTTATCAGCCGGAGGACCTGTGGGCCTTTGCCCCTGTGAAGGATGTTGAAGTACCCTGGAAGGCAATCAAACAGCGCGAAAAAGGTAATCCTGTAGATGCATTTGTCGCGCGTTCACTCTCAGCCCATAAAGTGAAGCCGGCGCAACGAGCAGATCGCCTCACGTTGATCCGCCGTGCTACCTTCAATTTAACCGGATTACCGCCTACGCCAGCAGAAGTAGAGGCTTTTCTTCAAGATACACAGCCTAATGCGTTTGACAGGCTTGTTGAACGTTTGCTCGATAGCCCACGCTATGGTGAACACTGGGGACGCCATTGGCTTGACGTCGTCCGCTACGCCGATTCAAATGGATTTGCAAATGACTACGAGCGGCCCAATGCCTGGCGATACCGGGATTATGTAATCCGTGCATTTAACGAAGACAAACCTTACAACCAGTTTGTGCTGGAGCAACTGGCCGGGGATGAAATAGACCCGTCAAACCCTGAATTCCTCATTGCCACTGGCTTTCTTCGGATGGGCCCCTGGGAGCATACAGGGATGAGCGTGGAAGCTGAGACACGACAATTTTTCCTGGATGATGTGACAAACAGCGTCGGGGAGACCTTTCTTTCTTTACCGCTCAGATGTGCCAGCTGCCACGATCACAAGTTTGACCCGATTCCTACACGCGACTATTACCGGGTGCAGGCTGTCTTTGCACCTGTACAATTTGCTGAAAGAAAGACGCCCTATCTTCCGCAAGAAAACATTGAAGGATTTGAGGAGGGCCTTTTTACGCATAAAAATAGGGTGTCTGATGCCCAAATAGCACTGCAGCGATTGGTAGATAAAGAGGTAGCTGCTGCTAAGAGATGGTTTGCAGCGCGTGGTTTGCCTTATGCAACATCGAAGCGGTGGGATAAGGTAGCTGAAGCCAAACTGCCGCCTCGTAATATAGGCTTGTCGGATGAAGAGTTGGGGTACAAGAAACTGTTGCAAAAACGCTTGCAGGTATTAAGTCGGGAAGGCGATCGTTACGAGCCGTTGTCGTTTTCTGTTTTTAACGGTACGCCTATCACAAATCGAAACAGCAGCAAGCGCATGCTTATGCCGACAGATCCTGGCAGTGAAGTACAACCTGTGTACATTCTTGCTGGAGGATCGGTTCATGCGCCAACAGACAGTGTTGCACCAGGCGTATTGAGTGCCGTTGGCATTCAAGAACAGATTCCGGCTCCTCTGGATGTTGCCGTGGCGCAAGACAGTGTTGTATCCGTAGATAACACGCTGATTCACGAGCATCGCGATGGCCGGCGGCTGGCTTTTGCAGAATGGCTGGTCGATGCAAAGCATCCAATTACGGCGCGTTCCATCGTAAACAGAATCTGGCAATACCACTTCGGCAACGGACTGGCCGGTAACGCAAACAATTTTGGCGTAATGGGTAAGAAACCCACCCATCCCGATTTGCTTGATTGGTTGGCTACGTACTTTGTAGAAAATGGCTGGTCGATTAAAGCCATGCATCAACTGATCATGTCTTCGGAGACGTATCAGCGAGCAAGCGAGCATCGTAGAATCGATAATCTGAGGTCTGAAGATCCGGATAACAAACTCCTCGCATACTTCAATCCCCGAAGGTTGACTGCGGAAGAATTAAGGGACGCGATGTTGTTTGTGTCTGGAGAGTTGAATACCACAATGGGTGGGTTGCCTGTAAAGCCGGAAATCAATATCGAAGTCGCGTTGCAACCCCGTCATATTATGGGATCTGTGGCGCCTGCTTATCAGCCTTCTCGCACGCCGGCTCAGCGTAACCGGCGGACAATCTATGCTTACCGATACCGTGGCTTACCAGACCCCTTGTTAGAAGTTTTTAATAAGCCGTCTGCGGACATTTCTTGTGAGCAGCGTACGGAATCAAGCGTGACACCTCAGGTTTTTACATTAATGAACAGCCAAAACACCCAGGATCGCGCATTGGCTATGGCGATGCGTCTGAGGCGCGAAACAGGGGTCCGGTCGGCCCAGGTGCAGCGCTCGATTCAGCTCACCTGGGGCAGAGCTGCAACGGATGCTGAAATCGAGGTTTCGACTACGTACGTCGATAAAATGATTGTCTATCATAGAGCGAATGTGCCGGCGAAATCATCCTATCCGAAAGAAGTGGAAAGGAATATGTTTGAGGAAATGACCGGCAAGCCGTTTAAATATACCGAGCGTTTAGACGTGTATGAGAACTACGTCGCAGACGTAAAGTCATGGGAAGTAGATGAAGAAATACGGGCTTTGGCTGACCTGGCCAAAGTACTGTTCAATGCCAACGAATTTGTCTACATCTATTAG
- the polA gene encoding DNA polymerase I, whose product MEEPKRLFLLDAMALAYRSHFIFISRPLINSKGQNTSATYGFTSALLKLIEDNNIEHIAVVFDVMGAGGTFRDEMYPEYKAHRDPPPEDLLANLPIIKDMVQALDIPVIEREGVEADDVIGTLARQAEADGAEVVIVSPDKDFQQLITDRITMLRPAYRGEEFDPITITKFKEKYDLDPIQFIDILALMGDKADNVPGVHGIGEKGAMKLIQTYGTVENLLEHVDEVKGKRAKEGLTNQRKEALLSKALVTIKTDVEVDLDWHALKQSRPDTARIDMLATELEFGNLRDRLLRKAAQLTGEAPAAVEAPAAEPASPKADASGALSFDFGDYAPLKQIETAGADYTIVRNASMLEELANTMKDAVTIAFDTETTSVNQMMASLVGLSFSWEAGQGVYIPTPLPDGTSTESVLEKLGPHLVDDRLKVGHNLKYDITVLARHGVRVKGPLFDTMVAHYLIAPDDQHSLDGVARKYLNYKMVPISDLIGTGKDQLSMRDVPIDKAGPYAAEDADISYQLYRLFEEELAKEGLDKIAQEIEFPLIDVLVDVEMTGVRVDADTLAAQSEKITADLDRYEKEIYEAAGEEFKIGSTQQLGRILFEKLELPVIAKTPKGKPSTRENVLSELAIEHPLPALILDWRQLAKLKSTYVDSLGELIHPETGRIHTNFSQTVAATGRLSSNSPNLQNIPIRTPQGREVRRAFVPTPGNLLMAADYVQIELRILAHMSGDKNLIKAFEEKQDVHTTTAALVFKVPIEEVTRDQRRKAKEVNYGIPYGISSFGLAQRLRCPFNEAKELIEQYQKTYPSVSQFLARQVEDAREKGYAETLLGRRRYVPAINARNRNERSAAERISVNMPIQGTQADMIKIAMVRIQRRLQTEGLESKMILQVHDELVFSVPEAEVDRLKPLVLEEMIQALPLDVPIEVDLNVADNWLDAH is encoded by the coding sequence TTGGAAGAACCCAAACGCCTGTTTCTACTCGACGCCATGGCCCTGGCGTACCGTTCCCATTTTATCTTCATTAGCCGGCCGCTGATCAACTCAAAAGGACAGAATACGTCTGCCACGTACGGGTTCACCTCTGCGTTGCTAAAGCTGATTGAAGACAACAACATTGAACACATCGCAGTTGTATTCGATGTGATGGGCGCCGGCGGCACGTTTCGCGATGAAATGTACCCGGAGTATAAAGCCCATCGCGACCCGCCACCGGAAGATTTACTGGCGAACCTGCCCATTATCAAAGATATGGTGCAGGCGCTGGATATCCCGGTCATTGAGCGCGAAGGGGTTGAAGCCGATGACGTGATTGGTACCTTGGCCCGGCAGGCGGAAGCTGATGGGGCAGAAGTGGTTATCGTCTCTCCGGATAAAGATTTCCAACAATTGATCACCGACCGGATTACCATGCTGCGGCCGGCGTACCGCGGGGAAGAGTTTGATCCGATCACCATTACGAAGTTCAAGGAAAAGTACGACCTGGACCCCATCCAGTTTATCGATATCCTTGCGCTCATGGGCGACAAAGCGGACAATGTGCCCGGTGTACACGGGATTGGAGAGAAAGGCGCCATGAAGCTCATTCAAACTTATGGTACCGTTGAAAATCTGCTGGAGCACGTCGACGAAGTGAAGGGCAAGCGTGCAAAAGAAGGCCTGACAAACCAGCGCAAAGAAGCCCTCCTCAGCAAGGCCCTCGTTACGATCAAAACTGATGTTGAAGTAGATCTTGATTGGCACGCGCTTAAACAGAGCCGGCCGGATACCGCACGCATCGATATGCTTGCCACGGAACTGGAATTTGGCAACCTGCGCGATCGGTTGTTGCGTAAAGCTGCCCAGTTAACCGGTGAAGCGCCGGCGGCAGTAGAAGCCCCCGCGGCAGAACCCGCATCACCGAAAGCTGATGCATCAGGTGCGCTTTCCTTCGATTTTGGCGACTATGCACCGCTTAAACAAATCGAAACAGCGGGGGCCGACTATACCATTGTCAGGAATGCTTCCATGCTGGAAGAACTGGCAAACACCATGAAAGACGCGGTAACTATTGCGTTTGACACGGAGACCACGTCTGTTAACCAGATGATGGCTTCGCTGGTTGGGTTGTCTTTTTCCTGGGAAGCTGGCCAGGGTGTTTACATTCCAACACCGCTGCCTGATGGCACCAGCACCGAAAGCGTACTCGAGAAACTTGGTCCGCACCTCGTTGATGACCGGTTGAAAGTTGGGCATAACCTAAAGTATGACATCACCGTGCTTGCACGCCATGGGGTTCGCGTGAAAGGGCCTTTGTTTGATACCATGGTCGCCCACTACCTGATTGCGCCCGACGATCAGCACAGCCTGGACGGCGTAGCGCGCAAGTACCTGAACTATAAAATGGTCCCGATTTCAGACCTGATTGGGACGGGCAAAGATCAGCTTTCTATGCGCGATGTGCCCATCGACAAAGCCGGCCCCTACGCGGCGGAAGATGCAGATATCTCGTATCAATTGTACCGCTTGTTCGAAGAAGAACTGGCAAAAGAAGGACTCGACAAAATTGCGCAGGAGATTGAGTTTCCGTTGATTGATGTACTTGTTGATGTTGAAATGACTGGCGTGCGCGTTGATGCGGACACACTGGCTGCGCAGTCGGAAAAAATTACAGCCGACCTGGATCGGTATGAGAAAGAGATTTACGAGGCGGCCGGCGAAGAATTTAAAATAGGTTCAACCCAACAACTCGGGCGCATCCTGTTTGAAAAGCTGGAGTTGCCTGTGATCGCAAAAACGCCCAAAGGCAAACCCTCAACGCGTGAGAATGTGTTGTCGGAGCTTGCGATTGAGCATCCATTGCCGGCGTTGATCCTCGATTGGCGGCAGCTAGCCAAGCTCAAAAGCACGTATGTAGACAGCCTTGGCGAACTGATCCATCCGGAGACTGGGCGCATCCATACAAACTTTAGCCAGACGGTTGCCGCTACTGGCCGGCTTTCTTCAAACTCACCGAATCTGCAAAACATTCCGATCCGTACCCCGCAAGGCCGCGAAGTACGCCGGGCGTTTGTGCCGACACCCGGTAACCTGCTGATGGCTGCTGATTATGTGCAGATCGAACTACGGATTCTCGCCCACATGAGTGGCGACAAAAACCTCATCAAAGCTTTTGAAGAGAAGCAGGATGTACACACCACTACGGCTGCGCTGGTATTCAAGGTGCCGATTGAAGAAGTGACGCGCGACCAGCGGCGGAAAGCTAAAGAAGTGAATTACGGCATTCCTTATGGCATCTCGAGCTTTGGATTGGCCCAGCGGCTTCGTTGTCCGTTTAATGAAGCGAAGGAGTTGATTGAGCAGTATCAGAAAACCTATCCTTCGGTATCCCAATTTTTGGCCCGGCAAGTAGAGGACGCCCGTGAAAAGGGATATGCGGAGACATTGCTTGGCCGCCGGCGCTATGTGCCGGCCATCAATGCCCGTAACCGCAATGAACGCTCTGCAGCAGAGCGCATTTCTGTGAACATGCCTATTCAAGGCACACAGGCAGACATGATCAAAATTGCGATGGTTCGAATCCAGCGCCGGCTGCAAACAGAAGGCCTTGAGAGCAAAATGATTTTGCAGGTACACGATGAGCTTGTTTTCTCAGTACCAGAGGCAGAAGTTGATCGTTTAAAGCCCCTGGTGTTGGAGGAAATGATCCAGGCGCTTCCGCTTGATGTGCCCATTGAGGTAGACTTGAACGTCGCAGACAACTGGCTAGATGCGCACTAA
- a CDS encoding serine hydrolase domain-containing protein: protein MLLAAILKLADEGKFQLSDQFSTFFPKVPADKAIITVAHLLTGQSGLPNFHHRADVDENFDLSWIDREEALRRLFEQPLLFEPGASRTHSHAAFVLLAAVVEKVTGQSYAAYLDTTFFTPLGMQHTGFYGDDSGIAASAMAVGYGSSRVGIKNTPHHWGSTSWLIMDSGGMVSTIDDLHTWIEATHAGSFFSEEAMAYYGKTLKGGGISDRGFLVLLYHDAGDTLIYMTNTHEEEGDRSMVLGDALMALVEDAQE, encoded by the coding sequence TTGCTGCTTGCCGCCATTCTCAAGCTTGCAGATGAAGGGAAATTTCAGTTATCAGATCAGTTTAGCACGTTTTTCCCCAAGGTGCCGGCAGACAAAGCCATCATCACGGTGGCGCACCTCCTGACAGGGCAATCGGGGCTCCCCAATTTTCACCACCGGGCGGATGTGGATGAAAATTTTGACTTAAGCTGGATCGACCGTGAAGAAGCCTTGCGACGCCTTTTTGAGCAACCTCTGCTGTTTGAGCCCGGGGCTTCACGCACGCACTCGCATGCTGCTTTTGTGTTGCTCGCGGCGGTTGTAGAAAAGGTCACCGGGCAATCGTACGCCGCGTACCTGGATACTACCTTTTTCACTCCGCTTGGGATGCAGCATACAGGGTTTTATGGTGACGACAGTGGCATTGCAGCGTCCGCTATGGCGGTTGGGTATGGCAGTAGCCGTGTTGGTATAAAAAATACGCCGCACCACTGGGGCTCCACATCCTGGTTGATTATGGATAGTGGGGGAATGGTGTCTACCATAGACGATTTGCATACCTGGATCGAGGCCACCCATGCCGGCTCGTTTTTTTCTGAAGAGGCGATGGCTTATTACGGCAAAACCCTGAAAGGCGGTGGTATCAGCGACCGAGGATTTCTGGTACTCCTGTACCATGATGCAGGCGATACGCTCATCTATATGACCAATACGCATGAAGAAGAAGGCGATCGATCTATGGTGCTCGGAGATGCGTTAATGGCTTTGGTGGAGGATGCTCAGGAATAA
- the fni gene encoding type 2 isopentenyl-diphosphate Delta-isomerase, with protein MERDRKAEHIALALEQKQASGRNYFDDYVIDHCALPEIDMDAVNLSTAFLGKQLKSPLLISCMTGGTDSARKINENLAIAAEQMGIALGVGSQRKALESPEQAYTFEIRSLAPTVPILANLGAVQLNYGFGLEACEEAVAMVNADALVFHLNPLQEAIQPEGQRNFTGLLDKMGEIAGKLSVPVIVKEVGSGISGALAAKLVAAGIKIIDTAGVGGTSWARIEAARAKAPDLDAQFVHWGIPTPDSIRQCKATPGASVIASGGVRTGLDVAKAIVMGADLAGMASPFLAPAMDSVEAVVDTIQRTNKALRIAMFCAGADTISALQHVGIRKAG; from the coding sequence TTGGAACGGGATCGAAAGGCAGAACACATTGCACTGGCGCTGGAGCAGAAGCAGGCGTCCGGCCGCAATTATTTTGATGATTACGTCATCGATCATTGTGCATTGCCCGAGATCGATATGGATGCCGTCAACCTGTCCACTGCGTTTCTCGGCAAACAGCTCAAATCGCCTTTATTGATTTCTTGTATGACGGGTGGCACCGATTCTGCGCGCAAAATCAACGAAAATCTCGCCATCGCTGCCGAGCAGATGGGTATTGCATTGGGCGTGGGCTCTCAAAGGAAGGCGCTGGAATCTCCTGAGCAAGCTTATACCTTTGAGATCCGTTCACTTGCGCCAACCGTTCCCATTCTGGCAAACCTTGGTGCAGTACAATTGAACTACGGGTTTGGACTTGAAGCGTGTGAGGAAGCTGTTGCGATGGTAAACGCAGACGCCCTCGTGTTTCACCTTAATCCACTTCAGGAAGCGATTCAACCTGAAGGGCAGCGCAATTTTACGGGTTTGCTGGATAAAATGGGGGAGATAGCTGGAAAGTTGTCGGTCCCGGTGATTGTAAAAGAAGTTGGAAGCGGCATTTCGGGTGCGCTGGCAGCAAAGTTGGTGGCTGCCGGGATCAAAATTATTGACACTGCCGGCGTGGGGGGGACGAGTTGGGCCCGTATCGAAGCGGCTCGGGCAAAGGCACCTGACCTTGACGCGCAATTTGTTCACTGGGGTATTCCAACGCCTGATTCGATCCGGCAATGCAAAGCCACACCCGGGGCATCCGTTATTGCAAGTGGTGGTGTGCGTACAGGCCTTGATGTTGCGAAGGCGATTGTAATGGGCGCAGACCTTGCCGGCATGGCCTCACCCTTTCTTGCACCCGCTATGGATTCAGTTGAAGCTGTGGTAGACACCATCCAGCGCACCAACAAGGCGCTTCGGATTGCCATGTTCTGCGCCGGCGCGGATACCATTTCAGCTTTGCAACACGTAGGGATCAGAAAGGCTGGATGA
- a CDS encoding DUF1501 domain-containing protein, whose protein sequence is MKKHLHRLDNLHAARKLNRRDFLYGLGSSIGAVAFSSMLDPAGATGTLPSPPMVPAKAKACIFLMMEGGPSHIDTFDPKPKLKDLHMKAFERQGDQFSAMSSGDRYYVQSPFGSRRVGESGADLCDAYVHLADVADEICFYRGCQGESVNHPTAMYHLNTGNPFGGEPAMGAWVTYGLGSLNNNLPSFIVLPELAYPQGGAANWSNGFLGAGYQGTPLRSAGSPILDINPPPGVSRYHQRESLDLLATFNEAHQAEHPQHEELSARMENYELAFRMQMEVPELIDIEREDEKTKALYGIGESATDAFGRKCLLARRLVEQGVRFVQIYSGGWDSHDFLARAHGALIKSTDKPIAALIKDLKRRGMLEETLIVWCGEFGRTPDNGVRNGTIAYGRDHNPDAMAVWMAGGGVKAGHTFGATDETGLQAVDVVHPLKDLHVTLLHLLGLDDNKLTYFHGGRYKQLSQTGGQVIRELLG, encoded by the coding sequence GTGAAAAAACATTTGCATCGACTCGATAATTTACACGCGGCGCGGAAACTGAACCGGCGTGATTTTCTGTATGGTCTTGGTTCAAGTATTGGCGCTGTTGCCTTTTCCAGTATGCTTGACCCTGCGGGCGCAACCGGTACCCTGCCCAGTCCACCTATGGTGCCGGCGAAAGCTAAAGCCTGCATTTTTCTGATGATGGAAGGGGGCCCTAGTCACATTGACACCTTTGATCCTAAACCCAAATTGAAAGATTTGCACATGAAGGCATTCGAACGCCAGGGAGACCAGTTCTCTGCAATGTCTTCTGGCGATCGCTATTACGTACAGAGTCCATTTGGGTCGCGGCGCGTAGGTGAATCAGGAGCTGATTTGTGTGATGCCTATGTACACCTTGCTGATGTAGCTGACGAGATTTGTTTTTACCGTGGATGCCAGGGGGAATCTGTGAATCACCCAACGGCAATGTATCATTTGAACACCGGAAATCCATTTGGTGGTGAACCAGCAATGGGGGCATGGGTGACGTATGGGTTGGGGTCGCTAAACAACAATTTACCCTCTTTTATCGTGTTGCCAGAGCTTGCTTATCCTCAGGGCGGGGCGGCTAACTGGTCAAATGGATTTCTTGGTGCCGGGTATCAAGGCACGCCGTTAAGATCTGCCGGCTCCCCTATACTGGATATCAACCCGCCGCCTGGTGTGAGTCGGTATCATCAACGGGAAAGCCTGGATTTATTGGCAACCTTCAACGAGGCACATCAGGCAGAACATCCTCAACATGAAGAATTGTCAGCGCGGATGGAAAATTATGAGTTGGCCTTTCGCATGCAAATGGAAGTCCCTGAATTGATCGACATTGAACGCGAGGACGAGAAGACGAAGGCGTTATATGGCATTGGAGAAAGCGCGACGGATGCTTTTGGACGGAAATGTTTGTTGGCGCGCCGGCTTGTAGAGCAAGGTGTGCGCTTTGTACAGATTTATTCTGGCGGTTGGGATTCTCACGACTTCCTTGCCCGCGCTCATGGCGCATTGATCAAAAGTACAGACAAACCAATTGCAGCACTGATCAAAGATTTGAAGCGGCGAGGCATGCTGGAAGAAACGCTCATTGTATGGTGTGGCGAATTTGGCAGGACACCGGACAATGGCGTTCGGAATGGTACCATTGCCTATGGGCGGGATCATAACCCCGATGCCATGGCTGTTTGGATGGCCGGCGGTGGGGTAAAGGCTGGACACACATTTGGGGCTACAGACGAGACGGGCCTGCAAGCTGTCGACGTTGTGCATCCCTTGAAAGATTTACACGTTACCCTGCTTCATTTGCTTGGCTTGGATGACAACAAGCTAACCTATTTTCATGGCGGGAGATACAAACAGCTTTCCCAAACTGGGGGGCAAGTGATCAGAGAATTACTTGGTTAG